One genomic window of Diospyros lotus cultivar Yz01 chromosome 8, ASM1463336v1, whole genome shotgun sequence includes the following:
- the LOC127808470 gene encoding uncharacterized protein LOC127808470, translating into MAPKRQTRWPFGSMSRSIDSHHDDSQSVPSHHPNPNPVPPHLHHPEEDLIHSQSNPQNSHSQQGTSSMSSTAKKGRGISRQISKWGKEKIHIEFDAEGQPVGEMATKLETQLGVMVRSIAPLTFTDWRSPGMEPYKERIWQEVLVSK; encoded by the exons ATGGCACCTAAGAGGCAGACTCGTTGGCCATTTGGATCCATGTCACGTAGTATAGATTCACACCACGATGATTCACAATCAGTTCCATCCCATcatccaaacccaaacccaGTCCCGCCACATCTACATCATCCCGAAGAGGACTtgatccactcacaatccaacccCCAAAACTCACATAGTCAGCaag GTACAAGCTCTATGTCATCTACtgccaagaaaggaagaggaatatcaagacaaatttcaaagtggggaaaggagaagattcatattgaatttgatgctgAAGGACAACCAGTTGGGGAGATGGCAACTAAGTTGGAAACCCAACTAGGTGTGATGGTAAGGAGTATTGCTCCCCTTACATTTACTGATTGGAGATCACCGGGGATGGAACCATATAAGGAGCGCATCTGGCAAGAGGTCTTGGTAAGTAAATAA